Within the Engystomops pustulosus unplaced genomic scaffold, aEngPut4.maternal MAT_SCAFFOLD_218, whole genome shotgun sequence genome, the region cattagcaccaataccccccccattggtacattagcaccaatacccccccattggtacattagcaccaatacccccttggtacattagcaccaataccccccccccttggtacattagcaccaataccccccccccccttggtacattagcaccaatacccccccccattggtacattagcaccaataccccccccattggtacattagcaccaataccccccccccattggtacattagcaccaatacccccccccccccattggtacattagcaccaatacccccccccattggtacattagcaccaataccccccccattggtacattagcaccaatacccccccccattggtacattagcaccaatacccccccccattggtacattagcaccaatacccccccccattggtacattagcaccaataccccccccattggtacattagcaccaataccccccccccccccttggtacattagcaccaatacccccccccccattggtacattagcaccaatacccccccccccccattggtacattagcaccaataccccccccccattggtacattagcaccaataccccccccccccccattggtacattagcaccaataccccccccccccccattggtacattagcaccaatacccccccccccattggtacattagcaccaataccccccccattggtacattagcaccaatacccccccattggtacattagcaccaatacccccccccccccccattgatacATTAGCGACTACTGGAGTGTCCTCAGgaattgggtcaccagcctggtagcagatgcaggctgggatggagctgtgttcaGTTGTGGAAGGTGCAGCTTTTAtcctgggtttagctgagtgtTAGTGCTGATGGTGCGCAGACAGTTTCTCTCCTCTGACATGATgtgctctatagtgagagctgaggcctgtgGTAAGAGCATGTGCGCTAAGATCTCTGGAACTGACTGACCTCTCTGTTCAGAGGTGGCTGGAAAAGAGGACTTGCCCCTCCCTTTTCAGGGGTTTTGTTATCCTGGTCAGGgggtggctaactctccaatgacactccagtgtacatggtgcaatACAATTGGTAGACAGAATCGCATCcattttaacccttgcctgttcaggcagaatctacagctgctgattacctgAGACTTACTGCATTCCCTCTttatgagttgatcagactcactagatggGGTTCTAACAGGTTGAGGGCCTTATTCGCTACTCCTCTGCCCatatattggcaggggtgttgcatatcccCTTTGTCATCAGGTACGTACAAGTTATACCTGTAACTACTCATTCCGGGAACTGGAGCCCTGTATCGGCTGTATGCAGACTAACGCCAACATCAAGCTTGTGAAGTACTGCTACGTGCCCAACAAAGGAGAGTGCCAGCAGTTCTACTGCCAACCCGTGTGGTGCCTGACCTGTAGGGGCAAGTGGTTCAAGCGCCAGGAACAGCATCATCCAGAGACCTGCTTGTCCAGCAAATTTCTACGCCCCTCCTGTCCCGCCAGATTGTTTATAGTGGATGTTTGCATTATACAGTGAACTCTCCTTTTATgctgtttatgtgattttatatcttataaagtttctttttttaagatgCTCAGTGTTCTAATAGGTCCATGGACGTTGGGAAGATCTGACAAGCGGGGCCTGCCTCAACTTACATATGGCTGAACAGGAGGAGTGTAATGGCCCTTGTATGGGGTTATCTACTTTGTGGGGATTGAAATGAGGTATTGAAAAATAAGGATCACTGCAATGGAGTTTTAAAATGGCCAAAAACCTTATGGAGCCCTCATATTGGGAGAAAACATTTCTCTAAAGCAATCACTTGTACATCATTGCATTTAGCTTTCTGGAGATCTGTCCAGGATGTAACTACAagtcatgctgggacttgtagttccatgTAGCAGAGCAGGAATTTTTCATTAGATTATACATGAAGTGACAAGTGATCAACTGTTTTACTATGTAAAATAATCAATTACTGACTCTATTAACAAAATGTGTAATAAAATCTGTTATATTAAAGTGTCTTCCTTATTGAGTCTCCTCTTTTCTTTATAGAAGTGCCCTAAAATCGGAAAGGGGttaagcatgcgttttaaaaaccatACCATGCATTTGGCAGCTTTGAATCTGTTCATTTATTAAGATGCTTACAAACGgagcaaaaatgccatgtgtggcatcaaccttGGCACACAGCAAAAGTCCATatctaatacatgtgattggctttcctaagtagatgggttataagggcaggtttgaagttcatcattaaattacttttatgaacattgtaggattaaggatatagagtagtattcaaagtcctaacatctgggcacatgttggtttgggcgGTGGGGAGGGGGCCCTAGTTGTGTGAAAAGgcaatgggacacttaatccaccactgctCACCGTGTATGGAGAGGGTACCGCTTGtcaaccctcttcatacatatttaaagggaacctaccaccacgattctacctataaaggtagaacgggtggtaggtggatgtaagggacgcgaggatagctctttttagagttaatcctcacgtccccgctaacttttggtaaactttattgaactaatatgtaaatgtagttttgcggctactggggcgtggagtagctgggcaggaggctacacagtgcggctactccacgccccagtagcgacgttactcctcctaccctgttggacAAGCCGGctacggatgagggcgcgcagctacgaggagctgtgcgccgcacacaacagggtaggaggagtaatgtcgctactggggcgtggagtagccgcgctgtgtagcctcgtgcccggctactgtacgccccagtagccgcataactaaatttccatattagttcaataaagtttaccaaaagttagcggggacgtgaggattagctctaaaaagagctatcctcacgacccttacatccacctaccacctgttctaccttttataggtagaatcgtggtggtaggttccctttaatggaattATGATATACGTGAAGGTAATAACGCATTAAGAGGATAAAACTGGGCCTTCACaattaagctgcattcacacaacaatTGTGGGGATGTATGTACATCCTTATGGCACAACAAATAAATCGGGGTGTTGGTTGTCGGCAGTACTGCACCTGAACTATAAAACCGTGAGGCTCACATAATCGCCATAGAACCCCCAATACCGCCACCTCCTAATGCAATACATATGTGTTCTATTCTCTTGTATGACTGGACACTATAATAATCTTTAGAAAGTGACAGATTCTGGGGAGCATattcaaataaaacaagacattactgagtacaaaccgtcatatgaaacaataggaacctGACATTTTCTGGAAAACAGACATGAGAAGTAcctagaattggttaataaagagagtTACAGGTTGCAtgcggttagcgagtgtgataggcctgcctaaataaacgggttttaagagcacgtttgaagctttgggggttcGGTATTCCatggaattggtgcagcttgtgagaagtcctggagatgtaaaTGGGAGGTTCAAATTTACAAAGAGAATAACCTAAGATCACTGGTGGATTGAAGAGCAAGGGCTGGGCCATGGACTGAGATGAGAGGTAGGGATTGAATTGTATTTGGAAGtagatgggcaaccagtgcagtgactggcaatcCGTGTAGCTTTTAATCTGAAAGACCTG harbors:
- the LOC140109546 gene encoding E3 ubiquitin-protein ligase TM129-like, encoding MESLAGRLHVVFAVCFMFPANEIHSAGITEQKLLSGGLVSENVASSTIMYAGHGCVIGVRTSYTCNYSFRELEPCIGCMQTNANIKLVKYCYVPNKGECQQFYCQPVWCLTCRGKWFKRQEQHHPETCLSSKFLRPSCPARLFIVDVCIIQ